The sequence below is a genomic window from Brevibacillus agri.
TCTTCCGACAAGAGCTTTAAGATGTCAAAGTTAAAAAACAGAGAATGAGCGAGAAAACAGGAGAAAACATTACTTTATAGTGGGAGGTTTTTTTATGACGCAAGCGGAGCTTCGAGAGGTATGGAGCACCCGAATCAATGACTACCGGGCTAGTGGAGAGCGCGTCGCGACCTGGTGCGAACGTCATCAGGTTACGCCGCGCCAGCTTTGGTATTGGATGCGGAAATTGAAAGGGGAAGATGAGCCAAAACAAGCAACCAACAAACCGCAGTGGGTTCCCCTTCAAGTGAAAGAATCGACATCCGACACAGCATCGCCCTTGCTTGTGAAAGTTGGTTCGGCAAGCATTGAGATCAGATCCGGCTTTGATCCATCCCTGCTTGCGGATGTGGTCAAGGTGTTGAAAACCTTATGTTAAGCGAGATTCAGGCAGATCGGGTGTACCTCGCTTGCGGCAGCACGGATATGCGCAAGTCCATTGACGGACTCGCTGTCCTGGTCAAGGAGGGATTTCATCTCGATCCGTTTTCATCTGCGCTGTTTGTCTTTTGCAACAGACAGCGAGACAAACTGAAAATCCTTTATTGGGAGCATAACGGATTCTGGCTCTACTACCGTCGGTTGGAGCGTGGCAAGTTCCGCTGGCCGACAGATGCGAGCGCTGCGCCGATGAAAATGACCCGACGTGAGCTGCGCTGGCTGCTCGATGGGTTGTCACTTGAACAACACCAAGAACATCCGGAGGTGACGGCCCGCACAGTCATTTGAGCCTATTTTCCAAACAAGGGCACAGGATATTCCTGCTCAGTTGTCGAATCAAACAAGTATGAAAAAAACAAGTGAAACGCCCCACATTACAATGGAACATCTGCAGGACCGTTGCCTCGAACTGGAGCAGCAAAACGCCGAGCTCATGGCCAAACTCAAATGGTACGAGGAGCAGTTCCGACTGGCCCAGCAAAAACGTTTCGGTGCCTCCAGCGAGAAGACGCATCCGGATCAACTGGAGCTGAACCTGTTCAACGAAGCCGAGATGCTGGCGACTCCTGCCGCTCAGGAACCGGATGTAGAAACGGTTACGTACAGCCGTAAAAAGTCTGCTGGCCGCAAATCCAAGCTGGACCAGTTCCCCGTGGAAACGGTCCTCTATGAACTGCCGAAAACGGAGCAAGTTTGCGCATGCTGCGGAGGTCCTCTCCACGAGATGAGTACCGAGACCCGTAACGAAATCACGGTCATCCCGGCAGAAGTGAAAGTCGTGCGTCATGTTCGCCAGGTGTATGCTTGCCGCCGCTGTGAACGAGAGGAAATTCGCACACCCATCGTCACGGCTCCGATGCCAGAGCCTGTCTACCCCGGAAGCCTCTCTTCTCCTTCGAGTATGGCGTATGTCATGACGCAGAAGTACGTGGACAGCCAACCGTTGTACAGACAGGAGCAACAGTTTGCCCGCATGGGTCTGACGATCTCGCGGCAGACGCTGGCGAATTGGATGATCTACGGGGCAGAGCAGTGGCTCTCCCTGCTGACAGACCGCATGCGGGAGCATCTGCTGAACCAGGATATTCTGCACGCCGACGAAACGACGCTGCAGGTATTGCGCGAGCCTGGCCGATCCGCAGAGACGCAGTCCTATTTGTGGTTGTACCGGACAGGCCGCATGGGTCCGCCCATCGTGCTCTACGATTACCGGACAACGCGCGGCGGTGAGCATCCCCGGAACTTTCTGACGGGGTTTGGCGGCTATCTTCACGTGGACGGCTATGCCGGTTACCACAAGGTGAAGGATGTCACCCTCGTTGGATGCTGGGCACATGCGCGTCGCAAGTTTGACGAGGCGTTGAAGGCGCTGCCCGCCTCCCAAGACAAAAACGAAACAGCAGCTCAGCAAGGGCTTCAGTTCTGCAACCAGCTCTTTGCCATTGAACGGGAACTGAAGGACGTGACACCAGAGGAACGCTATACCGTCCGAATGGAGCGAAGCAAGCCCATTTTGGACGCTTATTTGGCATGGTTGCGTCAGCAACGCCCCCGAACGCTTCCCAAAAGTCTGCTGGGGCAGGCGATTGCCTACAGCCTGAATCAGTGGGACAAGCTGACGGCGTTTTTGCAGGATGGGCGGCTCGAGATTGACAACAACCGCAGCGAGCGGTCGATGAAGCCGTTTGTGATCGGACGAAAGAATTGGCTGTTCGCCAATACGCCTCGCGGTGCAAAGGCGAGCGCAATCATCTACAGTGTCATCGAAACAGCAAAGGAGAATGGACTGAACCCGTTCAAGTACTTGACGTACCTATTCGAACAACTCCCACAGCTTCCCGATCTGAAAAATCCAGAAACCCTGGATAGTTTGCTGCCTTGGTCGCCGTGGTTACCGCTAACTTGCAACGTGTTCAACTCTTGACCCCAGCATAGACCAGCCCTCATCTTGGCAACAAGGTGGGGGCTATTTGACGCTTACTCAATCCACGCATCCGCGTAGGATGCGACTCCGTCTGGACCTTTGTTTCCCGTCGCCCCGCAATTTCAATCCACGCATCCGCGTAGGATGCGACGCCAACTTCAAGATGATCCCCCCACAGATCGATAAATTTCAATCCACGCATCCGCGTAGGATGCGACTACATCGAGCACATAAAACGATTGATGCAGCAGATGATTTCAATCCACGCATCCGCGTAGGATGCGACTGGAGGTTCCACACGACGACGGGGCGTTTTACCTATTTCAATCCACGCATCCGCGTAGGATGCGA
It includes:
- the tnpA gene encoding IS66 family insertion sequence element accessory protein TnpA → MTQAELREVWSTRINDYRASGERVATWCERHQVTPRQLWYWMRKLKGEDEPKQATNKPQWVPLQVKESTSDTASPLLVKVGSASIEIRSGFDPSLLADVVKVLKTLC
- the tnpB gene encoding IS66 family insertion sequence element accessory protein TnpB (TnpB, as the term is used for proteins encoded by IS66 family insertion elements, is considered an accessory protein, since TnpC, encoded by a neighboring gene, is a DDE family transposase.) codes for the protein MLSEIQADRVYLACGSTDMRKSIDGLAVLVKEGFHLDPFSSALFVFCNRQRDKLKILYWEHNGFWLYYRRLERGKFRWPTDASAAPMKMTRRELRWLLDGLSLEQHQEHPEVTARTVI
- the tnpC gene encoding IS66 family transposase, which codes for MKKTSETPHITMEHLQDRCLELEQQNAELMAKLKWYEEQFRLAQQKRFGASSEKTHPDQLELNLFNEAEMLATPAAQEPDVETVTYSRKKSAGRKSKLDQFPVETVLYELPKTEQVCACCGGPLHEMSTETRNEITVIPAEVKVVRHVRQVYACRRCEREEIRTPIVTAPMPEPVYPGSLSSPSSMAYVMTQKYVDSQPLYRQEQQFARMGLTISRQTLANWMIYGAEQWLSLLTDRMREHLLNQDILHADETTLQVLREPGRSAETQSYLWLYRTGRMGPPIVLYDYRTTRGGEHPRNFLTGFGGYLHVDGYAGYHKVKDVTLVGCWAHARRKFDEALKALPASQDKNETAAQQGLQFCNQLFAIERELKDVTPEERYTVRMERSKPILDAYLAWLRQQRPRTLPKSLLGQAIAYSLNQWDKLTAFLQDGRLEIDNNRSERSMKPFVIGRKNWLFANTPRGAKASAIIYSVIETAKENGLNPFKYLTYLFEQLPQLPDLKNPETLDSLLPWSPWLPLTCNVFNS